A single window of Nocardia sp. NBC_01327 DNA harbors:
- a CDS encoding very short patch repair endonuclease, whose amino-acid sequence MNSSAQRPATDAATSARMAKQRRVNTAPELALRRELHRRGARFFIDRAPLPKLRRRADIVFPRRKVAVYVDGCFWHSCPEHATSPKNNAQWWAEKLAGNVARDRDTDARLAQAGWTVVRVWEHESPDSAADLVMRSLMRTA is encoded by the coding sequence GTGAACTCCTCCGCCCAGCGCCCCGCCACCGATGCGGCGACCAGTGCCCGGATGGCGAAGCAGCGCAGGGTGAATACCGCGCCGGAATTGGCGCTGCGCCGGGAATTGCACAGGCGGGGTGCGCGGTTCTTCATTGACAGGGCGCCCCTGCCGAAGCTGCGCAGGCGGGCCGACATCGTTTTTCCGCGGCGGAAGGTGGCGGTGTACGTGGACGGGTGTTTCTGGCACAGCTGCCCCGAACACGCCACATCGCCGAAGAACAATGCGCAGTGGTGGGCGGAGAAATTGGCCGGGAATGTGGCACGGGATCGGGATACCGATGCGCGGTTGGCGCAGGCGGGATGGACGGTGGTGCGGGTCTGGGAGCACGAATCGCCCGATTCGGCTGCCGACCTGGTGATGCGAAGTTTGATGCGGACGGCGTGA
- a CDS encoding DNA cytosine methyltransferase: MTGARMVGLFAGIGGLELGLSAHGWRSELLCEIDAGAQGVLAAHFPDVELHSDVKRLRSLPSGTELVAAGFPCQDLSQAGRTAGITGARSGLVDEVFRLVRRKRGPRWLLMENVPFMLQLGGGAAMRHITSALEELGYLWAYRVVDAQAFGLPQRRQRVLMLASRTEDPRPVLFGADAGPRTVGDPDHDPCGFYWTEGTRGLGWAVNAVPTVKGGSALGIASPPAVRLPSGEIVTPGITDAERLQGFDRDWTTPALDVPGVRPGHRWKLVGNAVSVRMASWVGGRLAEAVDDPFEEGEPHTRRAWPAAAWGRDGVVYRVPVSTWPVHAPYEDLRWFLDDVRLLSARATAGFLRRTSMGTLRFPPGFLEDMENHLDRMGGFPREAA; this comes from the coding sequence GTGACTGGCGCGCGGATGGTCGGGCTGTTCGCCGGGATCGGCGGGCTGGAGCTCGGACTTTCGGCGCACGGGTGGCGCAGCGAATTGCTGTGTGAGATCGATGCGGGCGCGCAGGGGGTGCTGGCGGCGCACTTTCCCGATGTCGAATTGCATTCGGATGTGAAGCGCTTGCGGTCACTGCCCTCGGGGACGGAGTTGGTGGCGGCCGGATTCCCGTGCCAGGACCTGTCGCAGGCGGGCCGGACAGCCGGAATCACCGGGGCCCGTTCAGGTTTGGTGGACGAGGTGTTCCGGCTGGTGCGGCGCAAACGCGGCCCCCGCTGGCTGCTGATGGAGAACGTGCCGTTCATGCTGCAGCTCGGCGGCGGGGCGGCCATGCGGCACATTACGAGCGCGCTGGAGGAGCTCGGCTACCTGTGGGCATACCGGGTGGTCGACGCGCAGGCGTTCGGGCTGCCGCAGCGCCGCCAGCGGGTGCTCATGCTGGCCTCGCGCACCGAGGATCCGCGACCGGTGCTGTTCGGCGCCGATGCCGGACCGCGCACGGTCGGCGATCCCGATCATGATCCGTGCGGCTTCTACTGGACCGAGGGCACCCGCGGCCTGGGCTGGGCGGTGAACGCGGTGCCGACCGTGAAGGGCGGTTCGGCCCTGGGCATCGCCAGTCCCCCGGCGGTGCGCCTGCCCTCCGGTGAGATCGTCACGCCCGGCATCACCGATGCCGAACGCCTGCAGGGCTTCGACCGGGATTGGACCACACCGGCTCTCGACGTTCCGGGTGTGCGGCCGGGCCATCGCTGGAAGCTGGTCGGCAATGCGGTGAGCGTGCGCATGGCTTCCTGGGTCGGCGGCCGCCTCGCCGAGGCCGTCGACGACCCCTTCGAGGAGGGCGAACCGCACACCCGGCGCGCCTGGCCCGCCGCCGCCTGGGGCCGCGACGGTGTGGTCTATCGAGTTCCGGTGTCCACCTGGCCCGTTCACGCGCCGTACGAGGATCTGCGCTGGTTCCTCGATGACGTCCGCCTGCTGTCCGCCCGCGCCACCGCCGGATTCCTGCGCCGCACCAGCATGGGCACACTGCGCTTTCCGCCGGGCTTCCTCGAGGATATGGAGAACCACCTCGACCGCATGGGCGGCTTTCCGCGCGAGGCCGCCTGA
- a CDS encoding putative glycolipid-binding domain-containing protein, which translates to MSKWPSILTWRAHNSSRMESARVVLSGNRIRAAGRIIAGECADHPAFSASYDLVTDENGVTRRLSLRSTLATGERHASIARDEENYWLIDAGGTHVRSTFGGALDVDVVLSPFFNTLPIRRYGLAHASGDVTVPVVYVRLPDLLVQEASVTYSSGADGIHVLSPVSTATVTVDDDGFLLDYPGLAERI; encoded by the coding sequence GTGTCGAAGTGGCCGTCGATACTGACCTGGCGTGCGCACAATTCGTCGCGCATGGAGTCGGCGCGGGTGGTGCTCAGCGGCAATCGGATTCGCGCGGCGGGGCGCATCATTGCCGGCGAGTGCGCGGATCATCCGGCATTCAGCGCGTCATACGACCTGGTCACCGATGAGAACGGGGTGACGCGGCGGCTGTCGCTGCGCAGCACCCTGGCCACCGGCGAACGGCATGCCTCCATTGCCCGGGACGAAGAGAACTACTGGCTGATCGACGCCGGCGGCACCCACGTGCGCTCCACCTTCGGCGGCGCCCTCGACGTCGACGTGGTGCTGAGCCCCTTCTTCAACACCCTGCCCATCCGCCGCTACGGCCTGGCGCACGCCAGCGGGGACGTCACCGTTCCGGTCGTCTACGTCCGCCTCCCCGACCTGCTCGTGCAGGAGGCCAGCGTCACCTACAGCAGCGGAGCCGACGGCATCCACGTCCTCTCACCGGTCTCCACCGCCACCGTCACGGTCGACGACGACGGCTTCCTCCTCGATTACCCGGGCCTCGCCGAACGCATCTGA
- a CDS encoding prephenate dehydrogenase, protein MSGHSQTAVCVLGAGLIGGSVLRAAAAAGYDVWGYNRSEAGAKAARADDFDVTSAIEPVLRRAAETDALIVVGVPMPALDTILSDVKSFAPDCALTDVVSVKAPVAEAVRRHELAGRYVGGHPMAGTSESGWAASTPDLFQRAAWAVSVDPGTHASAWERVARLALDCGSVVVPVLSAEHDRAVARISHLPHVFAEALAIQGGGGGPLALGLAAGSFRDGTRVAATAPDLVRAICDPNSAALLEVLEDALRVLEGARDTLRTGGTIGRLADAGHDARVDFDDNERWAITEIRPGDQDWLARLADAGRRGGVIESLA, encoded by the coding sequence ATGAGCGGCCATTCGCAAACAGCTGTCTGTGTCCTCGGCGCCGGGTTGATCGGCGGATCGGTGCTGCGCGCCGCCGCCGCGGCCGGTTACGACGTGTGGGGGTACAACCGGTCGGAGGCGGGCGCGAAGGCCGCCCGGGCCGACGACTTCGATGTGACCAGCGCTATCGAACCGGTGCTGCGGCGTGCCGCCGAGACCGACGCGCTCATCGTGGTGGGGGTGCCCATGCCCGCGCTGGACACCATCCTGTCGGATGTGAAGTCCTTCGCGCCGGACTGCGCGCTCACCGATGTGGTGAGTGTGAAGGCTCCGGTCGCGGAAGCCGTGCGACGGCACGAGCTGGCCGGGCGGTACGTGGGCGGGCATCCGATGGCGGGGACCAGCGAGTCCGGTTGGGCCGCATCCACTCCCGACCTGTTCCAGCGGGCCGCCTGGGCGGTGAGCGTGGATCCGGGCACCCACGCGAGCGCCTGGGAGCGGGTGGCGCGGCTGGCGCTGGACTGCGGATCCGTGGTGGTGCCCGTGCTCAGCGCGGAACACGACCGGGCGGTCGCGCGCATCTCGCATCTGCCGCACGTGTTCGCGGAGGCCCTCGCCATCCAGGGTGGCGGCGGCGGACCGCTGGCGCTCGGCCTGGCGGCGGGCTCCTTCCGCGACGGCACCCGCGTCGCCGCCACCGCACCCGACCTGGTCCGCGCCATCTGCGACCCCAATTCGGCCGCCCTGCTGGAGGTCCTGGAAGACGCCCTGCGCGTCCTCGAGGGCGCCCGCGACACCCTCCGAACCGGTGGCACCATCGGCCGGCTCGCCGATGCGGGCCACGACGCCCGAGTCGACTTCGACGACAACGAGCGCTGGGCCATCACCGAAATCCGCCCCGGAGACCAGGATTGGCTCGCCCGGCTCGCCGACGCCGGCCGCCGTGGCGGAGTAATCGAATCCCTCGCCTGA
- a CDS encoding tRNA adenosine deaminase-associated protein, producing MAAQRSSTNRAASDEYDDVEGFAVAVVREEADWKCTPLSAEALSSLSAAEAELRELRASGAVFGLLDIDDEFFIILRPGPTGSRILLSDATAAVDYDIAADVLEELNVEIPDIDPDDLDDVEPWEEGDLGVLSDLGLPEPVLSVILAETDLYPDEQLGMIAQRLGFANEFSAVLDKLPR from the coding sequence ATGGCAGCACAGCGCTCGAGCACGAACAGGGCGGCGTCGGATGAGTACGACGACGTGGAAGGGTTCGCAGTGGCGGTTGTCCGCGAAGAAGCCGACTGGAAATGCACTCCGCTGAGTGCGGAGGCCCTCTCCAGTCTGTCCGCGGCCGAGGCCGAATTGCGTGAGCTGCGAGCTTCCGGCGCCGTTTTCGGTCTGCTCGATATCGACGACGAGTTCTTCATCATCCTCCGTCCGGGCCCGACCGGCAGCAGAATCCTCCTCTCGGATGCGACTGCCGCCGTCGACTACGACATCGCCGCCGATGTGCTCGAGGAATTGAACGTCGAGATTCCGGATATCGATCCGGACGATCTCGACGACGTCGAGCCCTGGGAAGAGGGTGACCTGGGCGTTCTCTCCGACCTCGGCCTCCCCGAACCGGTCCTCAGCGTCATCCTGGCCGAAACCGACCTCTATCCCGACGAACAGCTCGGCATGATCGCCCAGCGACTCGGCTTCGCCAATGAGTTCTCGGCGGTGCTCGACAAACTCCCACGCTGA
- a CDS encoding nucleoside deaminase: MIRAAIEAAQLADPRDVPVGAVVFDSSGRELARAANAREALGDPTAHAEVLALRAAAQVMGDGWRLEHATLAVTLEPCTMCAGALVLSRVGKLVFGAWEPKTGAVGSLWDVVRDRRLNHRPQVRGGVLESDCAALLDTFFRTQRP; the protein is encoded by the coding sequence ATGATCCGCGCCGCCATCGAGGCCGCACAGCTCGCCGACCCCCGCGATGTCCCCGTCGGCGCGGTGGTCTTCGACAGCTCCGGCCGCGAACTGGCCCGCGCCGCCAATGCCCGCGAGGCCCTCGGCGATCCGACCGCACACGCCGAGGTCCTCGCCCTGCGCGCGGCCGCCCAGGTCATGGGCGACGGCTGGCGCCTGGAGCACGCGACCCTCGCCGTCACCCTGGAACCGTGCACCATGTGCGCCGGCGCCCTGGTCCTGTCCCGCGTGGGCAAACTCGTCTTCGGCGCCTGGGAACCGAAAACCGGTGCCGTCGGCTCACTCTGGGACGTGGTCCGTGACCGACGTCTCAATCACCGCCCCCAGGTCCGCGGCGGCGTCCTCGAATCCGACTGCGCCGCACTCCTCGACACTTTCTTCCGCACCCAGCGCCCCTGA
- a CDS encoding MMPL family transporter: MSVYLYRWGKFAFRRKWLIIGVWLISLILIGGVGGSLAKPFQDSFTMPGLPSEKATEILDKHFPGASNDFDPNAVTGTYVIGAPAGEKLTDPKNAQTLQAFVDKLNGLDIIDKSVPAADPIDLTKKIGDASKIDCLSADPAVRNSPDFSGSCSSAPLNVLNKTAPDSVAMVKAKFNIAKFADITADNRTAAYAIGDDARAAGFTVEMSGSIAQDPGGSSGSSEMIGIAVALVVMMVGFGAVVAAFVPILTALVGVGTAISIIMFGTHWLTVPTFTPVLASMIGLALSIDYAMFIVSRYKHELTVSNSPEEAAGTAVGTAGSAVIFAGLTVIIALAGLSFVGVSFLTYMGIFGAVAAFMAVLVAITLMPALMGAFGRFLFKPKLPGVARHDPEDENSVTNGMRFANLIGKAPALTLAISVVLLGLLAAPAAGMQLGLPGGDSMPKDTYLYKAYELQTAGFGEGSNGTLMFAVDMSKTPADQRTEALNALRDKVAHADGMDYLTVAQTSKDGEAALFTGVPKAGPNDKVTKDLVKNARNAESEFNNRYGMEYGITGTTAIYADVSAGLLSKIVPYLAIVAGAAFLLLVLVFRSILVPLTAALGFLLSMAATFGATVLIFQEGKFGLVDPHPLVSFLPIMLIGLVFGLAMDYQVFLVTRMREEYVHGKSAKQAMISGYHHGARVVTSAAVIMISVFSAFMLDPNVVAKSMGFAMAAGVLLDAFVVRMVLIPSLLVLLGKWAWWIPKWLDRILPDIDVEGTKLAALKGSAPVLDKEPAAV; encoded by the coding sequence GTGTCCGTTTACCTCTATCGGTGGGGAAAGTTCGCCTTCCGCCGAAAATGGCTCATTATCGGTGTCTGGCTGATCTCGCTGATCCTCATCGGCGGCGTCGGCGGCTCCCTAGCCAAACCCTTCCAGGACAGTTTCACCATGCCCGGGCTGCCCTCCGAGAAGGCGACCGAAATCCTCGACAAGCACTTCCCGGGCGCCTCGAACGATTTCGACCCCAATGCGGTCACCGGCACCTACGTGATCGGCGCACCGGCGGGTGAGAAACTCACCGACCCGAAGAACGCGCAGACACTGCAGGCGTTCGTCGACAAGCTCAACGGGCTCGACATCATCGACAAGTCGGTGCCGGCGGCCGATCCGATCGACCTCACCAAGAAGATCGGCGACGCGTCCAAGATCGACTGCCTCTCGGCCGACCCGGCCGTGCGCAACTCCCCGGACTTCTCCGGGTCCTGCAGTAGCGCACCGCTGAACGTGCTGAACAAGACCGCGCCCGATTCGGTCGCCATGGTCAAGGCGAAGTTCAATATCGCGAAGTTCGCGGATATCACCGCCGACAACCGGACCGCCGCGTACGCCATCGGCGATGATGCGCGCGCAGCCGGGTTCACCGTCGAGATGAGCGGTTCCATCGCGCAGGATCCGGGCGGCTCCTCGGGCAGCTCGGAAATGATCGGCATCGCGGTCGCACTGGTCGTCATGATGGTCGGCTTCGGCGCGGTCGTCGCGGCGTTCGTGCCGATTCTCACCGCGCTCGTCGGTGTGGGCACCGCCATTTCCATCATCATGTTCGGCACCCACTGGCTGACCGTGCCGACCTTCACGCCGGTGCTGGCCTCGATGATCGGCCTGGCGCTGTCCATCGACTACGCCATGTTCATCGTCTCGCGATACAAACATGAACTGACAGTGTCGAATTCGCCGGAAGAGGCGGCGGGCACCGCGGTCGGCACCGCCGGATCCGCGGTCATCTTCGCGGGTCTGACGGTCATCATCGCGCTGGCCGGACTGAGCTTCGTCGGCGTCAGCTTCCTCACCTACATGGGTATTTTCGGTGCTGTCGCGGCCTTCATGGCCGTTCTGGTGGCCATCACGCTGATGCCCGCGCTCATGGGCGCCTTCGGCCGCTTCCTGTTCAAGCCGAAGCTGCCCGGTGTCGCACGCCATGATCCCGAGGACGAGAACTCCGTCACCAACGGCATGCGCTTCGCCAATCTCATCGGCAAGGCGCCGGCCCTGACCCTCGCGATCTCGGTGGTCCTGCTCGGACTGCTGGCCGCACCCGCGGCCGGTATGCAGCTGGGCCTGCCCGGCGGCGATTCCATGCCGAAGGACACCTACCTCTACAAGGCGTACGAACTGCAGACCGCCGGCTTCGGTGAGGGTTCCAACGGCACCCTGATGTTCGCCGTCGATATGAGCAAGACGCCGGCCGATCAGCGCACGGAAGCCCTGAATGCACTGCGCGACAAGGTCGCCCACGCCGACGGCATGGACTACCTGACCGTCGCGCAGACCAGCAAGGACGGCGAGGCCGCGCTCTTCACCGGCGTGCCCAAGGCCGGGCCGAACGACAAGGTCACCAAGGATCTGGTCAAGAACGCCCGCAATGCCGAATCGGAATTCAACAACCGCTACGGCATGGAATACGGCATCACCGGCACGACCGCGATCTACGCCGATGTCTCGGCGGGCCTGCTCAGCAAGATCGTGCCCTACCTGGCGATCGTGGCGGGCGCGGCCTTCCTGCTGCTGGTGCTGGTGTTCCGGTCGATCCTGGTACCGCTGACCGCCGCGCTGGGCTTCCTGCTCTCCATGGCGGCGACCTTCGGCGCGACGGTGCTCATCTTCCAGGAGGGCAAGTTCGGCCTGGTCGATCCGCATCCGCTGGTGTCGTTCCTGCCAATTATGTTGATCGGCTTGGTATTCGGTCTCGCCATGGATTACCAGGTCTTCCTGGTGACCCGCATGCGTGAGGAATACGTCCACGGCAAATCCGCCAAGCAGGCCATGATCAGCGGGTACCACCACGGCGCCCGCGTCGTGACCTCCGCCGCCGTCATCATGATCTCGGTCTTCAGCGCCTTCATGCTGGACCCGAACGTGGTGGCCAAGTCCATGGGCTTCGCCATGGCCGCGGGCGTCCTGCTCGACGCCTTCGTGGTCCGCATGGTCCTGATCCCGTCCCTGCTGGTCCTGCTCGGCAAGTGGGCCTGGTGGATCCCCAAGTGGCTCGACCGCATCCTCCCCGACATCGACGTCGAGGGCACCAAGCTCGCAGCCCTCAAGGGCTCCGCCCCGGTGCTGGACAAGGAACCGGCCGCAGTCTGA
- a CDS encoding TetR/AcrR family transcriptional regulator: protein MVGRGAAGTVVAGRSTKDAIRDAAIQLFTSKGFEQSSLREVADAVGITKASLYYHYASKVDLLVAIIEPMFDDLRSTVESLDDIPHSPQTVRAVLTDHLRSILGHRAAGTLCMRDTVAIVNALGDRYPDLIQLSRRMNTWLAGPGASNEEILRAAAAMQVLGAALMSKESVPGAQEELIERVLLNAALGVLNPER from the coding sequence ATGGTGGGCCGAGGTGCTGCGGGAACTGTTGTCGCAGGTAGAAGCACGAAAGACGCGATCCGAGACGCCGCGATTCAGTTATTTACCAGCAAAGGCTTTGAACAGAGCAGCTTACGCGAGGTTGCCGATGCGGTGGGAATCACAAAAGCCTCGCTCTACTATCACTATGCCTCGAAGGTCGATCTCCTCGTGGCGATAATCGAGCCGATGTTCGACGACCTGCGTTCGACGGTGGAGAGCCTCGACGACATTCCGCATTCGCCGCAGACCGTGCGCGCGGTGCTGACCGATCACCTGCGCTCCATTCTGGGTCATCGGGCCGCGGGAACGCTATGCATGCGTGACACGGTCGCCATAGTCAATGCGCTCGGCGATCGCTATCCGGATTTGATCCAGCTGAGCCGCCGCATGAATACCTGGCTCGCGGGCCCGGGAGCCAGCAATGAGGAAATACTGCGCGCGGCCGCCGCCATGCAGGTCCTGGGCGCGGCGCTGATGTCGAAGGAGAGCGTGCCCGGTGCTCAGGAGGAGCTGATCGAGAGAGTCCTGCTGAATGCCGCACTGGGCGTGCTGAATCCGGAGCGATAG
- a CDS encoding RrF2 family transcriptional regulator — translation MHITAKVDYAVRTLVEIAKAQSDSVKADAISSAQDIPPKVLESVVADLRRGKLVTSRRGPDGGYRLARPAGEISIADVIRAVEGPLASVRGQRPEDVEYAGAAEPLQRVWIGLRVNIRAVLERVTVADIANDLLPSFLDELLHDPDAWTRRSRGTGGPVSTQWQDLDQPNI, via the coding sequence GTGCATATCACCGCGAAGGTTGATTACGCGGTGCGCACTCTCGTGGAAATCGCGAAGGCGCAATCGGATTCGGTGAAGGCCGATGCCATCTCGAGTGCGCAGGACATTCCGCCGAAGGTGCTCGAGTCGGTGGTGGCGGATCTGCGCCGCGGAAAGCTGGTCACCAGCCGCCGCGGCCCCGACGGCGGATACCGCCTGGCCCGCCCGGCCGGCGAGATCAGCATTGCCGATGTGATTCGCGCTGTGGAGGGTCCGCTCGCCTCGGTGCGCGGGCAGCGTCCCGAGGATGTGGAGTACGCCGGCGCCGCGGAACCGCTGCAGCGGGTCTGGATCGGCCTGCGCGTGAATATCCGCGCGGTGCTCGAGCGGGTGACGGTCGCCGATATCGCCAATGACCTCCTGCCGTCCTTCCTGGACGAGCTGCTGCACGATCCGGACGCCTGGACGCGGCGCTCGCGCGGCACCGGCGGCCCGGTATCCACCCAGTGGCAGGACCTGGATCAACCGAACATCTGA
- a CDS encoding ABC transporter ATP-binding protein produces the protein MLIRLLRTFLAPYRKQLAGVVVLQLISVIAMLYLPTLNADIIDNGVTKGDIGYIWSTGLMMLAVTGVQIVAQSVSVYLGAQAAMGAGRDMRAGLLHRVGGFSAREVGVFGAPSLITRNTNDVQQVQLLVLMSATILVMAPIMCVGGIVMALREGAGLSWLLLIAVPALALAMGFIITRMVPGFRRMQTRIDAVNRVLREQITGIRVVRAFVRERQETWRFGVANKDLTEQSLYVGRYMAMMFPLVMLISNVTMVGVIWFGGHEINDGTLQIGSLTAMLAYIMQILTAVMMASFLAMMAPRAAVSAERIGDVLGTESSVQPPLRPQPFQGDPGTVDFAFAEFKFPGAEKAVLRSIRFQVRPGTTTAIVGATGAGKTTLINLIPRLIDVTDGAVLVGGTDVRNIDLELLRDQIGLVPQKGYLFSGTIASNLRYGKPDATDEELWHALEIAQAADFVREMGQGLETPVAQGGTTVSGGQRQRLAIARAVVRRPRIYLFDDCFSALDVSTDVRVRDALRPETRDAAVIIVAQRISTIREADQIVVLEDGAMAGIGTHEQLLQDCNEYKEIVESQFSAEEVR, from the coding sequence ATGTTGATTCGACTTCTGCGCACCTTCCTGGCGCCCTACCGCAAGCAGCTGGCGGGGGTGGTCGTGCTCCAGTTGATCTCGGTCATCGCCATGCTCTATCTGCCGACCCTCAACGCCGACATCATCGACAACGGCGTCACCAAGGGGGATATCGGCTACATCTGGAGCACCGGCCTGATGATGCTCGCCGTGACCGGCGTGCAGATCGTCGCCCAGTCCGTCTCGGTCTATCTGGGCGCGCAGGCGGCCATGGGCGCGGGCCGCGATATGCGCGCGGGTCTGCTGCACCGGGTCGGCGGGTTCTCCGCCCGTGAGGTGGGTGTGTTCGGCGCTCCGTCGCTGATCACCCGCAACACCAATGATGTGCAGCAGGTGCAGCTGCTCGTGCTCATGAGCGCGACCATCCTGGTGATGGCCCCGATCATGTGCGTGGGCGGCATTGTGATGGCGCTGCGCGAGGGCGCCGGGCTGTCCTGGCTGCTGCTCATCGCGGTGCCGGCGCTGGCGCTGGCGATGGGTTTCATCATCACCCGCATGGTGCCCGGATTCCGGCGCATGCAGACGCGCATCGATGCGGTGAACCGCGTTCTGCGCGAACAGATCACGGGTATCCGCGTGGTGCGCGCCTTCGTGCGCGAGCGGCAGGAGACCTGGCGCTTCGGTGTCGCCAACAAGGATCTGACCGAGCAGTCGCTGTATGTCGGCCGCTATATGGCGATGATGTTCCCGCTGGTCATGCTCATCTCGAATGTGACCATGGTGGGCGTGATCTGGTTCGGCGGCCACGAGATCAATGACGGGACGCTGCAGATCGGTTCGCTGACCGCGATGCTGGCGTACATCATGCAGATTCTGACGGCGGTCATGATGGCCTCCTTCCTGGCCATGATGGCGCCGCGCGCCGCGGTGTCGGCCGAGCGCATCGGCGATGTGCTGGGCACCGAGTCCTCGGTGCAGCCGCCGCTGCGGCCGCAGCCCTTCCAGGGCGATCCGGGCACGGTCGATTTCGCCTTCGCGGAATTCAAGTTCCCGGGCGCGGAAAAGGCTGTGCTGCGGTCGATTCGGTTCCAGGTGCGGCCCGGCACCACCACCGCGATCGTCGGTGCGACCGGTGCGGGCAAGACCACGCTGATCAATCTGATTCCGCGGCTCATCGATGTCACCGACGGCGCGGTGCTGGTGGGCGGCACCGACGTGCGGAATATCGATCTGGAGCTGCTGCGCGATCAGATCGGCCTGGTTCCACAGAAGGGCTACCTGTTCTCGGGCACCATCGCCTCGAATCTGCGCTACGGCAAGCCGGACGCGACGGATGAGGAACTGTGGCACGCGCTGGAGATAGCGCAGGCCGCGGATTTCGTCCGGGAAATGGGGCAGGGGCTGGAAACCCCTGTGGCACAGGGCGGTACGACGGTCTCGGGTGGTCAGCGACAGCGGCTGGCCATTGCTCGCGCGGTGGTGCGCAGGCCGCGCATCTACCTGTTCGACGACTGCTTCTCCGCGCTCGACGTCTCCACCGATGTGCGGGTGCGGGACGCGCTGCGCCCGGAAACCCGTGACGCTGCGGTCATCATTGTGGCGCAGCGGATTTCGACCATCCGCGAGGCCGATCAGATCGTGGTGCTCGAGGACGGCGCCATGGCGGGCATCGGCACGCACGAACAACTCCTGCAGGACTGCAACGAGTACAAGGAAATTGTCGAGTCGCAGTTCAGTGCGGAGGAGGTCCGATGA